A portion of the Segatella copri DSM 18205 genome contains these proteins:
- a CDS encoding B3/B4 domain-containing protein, which translates to MKIIVSEEIESVCPTFVGACVEANVVNTPYCQELWDEINALGEKYRHTLTTESLKEMSGIAATRKVYRACGKDPSRYRPASEALIRRMLQGKELYQRDTLVDLVNLASIAYGYSIGGFDADKFEGDTLTLGVGKAGEPYEGIGRGMINIEGLPVYRDNTGGVGTPTSDNERTKMSIDTTHLVVLINGYDGDEQHVLENAEYIIQLLKKYCQSDGGSYFIYK; encoded by the coding sequence ATGAAAATTATTGTATCAGAAGAAATCGAATCGGTATGTCCCACCTTTGTGGGAGCATGCGTGGAAGCCAATGTGGTAAACACCCCTTATTGTCAGGAACTTTGGGATGAAATCAATGCCCTCGGTGAGAAATACAGACATACGCTGACCACGGAATCGCTGAAAGAGATGAGTGGAATTGCCGCCACCCGAAAGGTGTACCGTGCCTGCGGCAAGGATCCATCTCGCTACCGTCCTGCATCAGAAGCCCTCATCCGAAGAATGCTGCAGGGCAAGGAACTCTACCAGAGAGATACGCTGGTGGATTTGGTGAACCTGGCGAGCATTGCATACGGCTACAGCATCGGCGGATTTGATGCAGACAAGTTTGAAGGCGACACCCTGACCCTGGGCGTAGGCAAAGCCGGCGAACCATACGAGGGTATCGGCAGAGGCATGATTAATATAGAAGGTCTGCCTGTTTACAGAGACAATACAGGTGGTGTAGGAACCCCGACCAGCGACAACGAGCGAACCAAAATGAGTATTGACACCACCCATCTAGTGGTTCTCATCAACGGATATGACGGAGACGAACAGCACGTTCTCGAGAATGCCGAATACATTATCCAGCTTCTGAAGAAATATTGCCAGAGTGATGGAGGCAGCTACTTCATCTACAAATAA
- a CDS encoding lytic transglycosylase domain-containing protein, translating to MLTLEIHAASAATSGNVSSTSEMDWTPVMDAIIQVESKGDPKAKSGNSVGVMQITPILVAECNNILKRKKLKKRYTLADRYNVAKSKEMFLLIQSVYNPLNSIERAIRSWNGGNHYSKKRTQRYFEKVMKLLKK from the coding sequence ATGCTGACATTAGAAATTCATGCAGCGTCGGCTGCAACATCAGGAAATGTATCCTCTACCAGCGAGATGGACTGGACTCCAGTGATGGACGCTATCATTCAGGTAGAGAGTAAGGGTGATCCGAAAGCTAAGAGCGGTAACTCTGTAGGTGTGATGCAGATCACTCCAATTTTAGTAGCAGAATGTAATAATATTCTGAAGCGCAAGAAATTGAAGAAGCGCTACACTTTGGCTGATAGATATAATGTAGCTAAATCTAAAGAAATGTTTCTATTGATTCAGAGTGTCTACAATCCTCTTAATAGTATCGAGCGCGCAATCCGTTCATGGAATGGCGGTAATCATTACAGTAAGAAGCGTACTCAGAGATATTTCGAGAAGGTAATGAAACTTTTGAAAAAGTAA
- a CDS encoding TetR/AcrR family transcriptional regulator, with protein MSVSKTRQKLVDVARQLFAKNGIANTTMNDIAVASGKGRRTLYTYFSRKEDVYYAVIESELERLSDKLDEVANCKMRPQDKIIELIYTHLSMIKETVVRNGNLRAEFFRNIWMVEKARKNFDEDEIEILRRIYAEGREDGEFDIDNIDLVADITHYCIKGLEVPFIYGRLGHGMNVESSKPLVAKVVYGALGKSGLKL; from the coding sequence ATGTCAGTATCCAAAACAAGACAAAAACTGGTAGATGTCGCACGACAACTCTTTGCCAAGAATGGTATAGCAAATACTACAATGAATGATATTGCTGTAGCTTCTGGTAAGGGAAGACGTACGCTTTATACTTATTTCAGTAGGAAGGAGGATGTCTATTACGCGGTGATAGAATCAGAGTTGGAGCGTCTTTCGGACAAGTTGGACGAGGTTGCTAATTGCAAGATGCGTCCACAGGATAAAATCATCGAGCTTATCTATACTCACCTCAGTATGATCAAGGAAACGGTTGTAAGAAACGGTAACCTCCGTGCTGAGTTCTTCCGTAACATCTGGATGGTTGAGAAGGCGAGAAAAAACTTCGATGAAGACGAAATAGAGATTCTCAGAAGGATTTATGCCGAAGGAAGAGAAGACGGTGAGTTTGATATTGATAACATCGATCTGGTGGCCGATATTACTCACTATTGTATCAAAGGTCTCGAGGTTCCATTTATCTATGGACGTTTGGGCCATGGCATGAATGTGGAGTCGAGCAAACCTCTGGTTGCCAAGGTGGTTTATGGTGCCTTGGGAAAGTCGGGCTTGAAACTCTAG
- the fabG gene encoding 3-oxoacyl-[acyl-carrier-protein] reductase, giving the protein MGLLSGKTALVTGAARGIGKAVAMKFASEGANIAFTDLVLNDDMAAGLEATRKEIEALGVTCRAYAGNAADFEETQKTVKQIHEDFGSIDILVNNAGITKDGLMLRMSEAQWDAVLNVNLKSAFNFIHACSPIMLRQRGGSIINMASVVGVHGNAGQCNYAASKAGMIALAKSIAQELGPKGVRANAVAPGFIETAMTAQLPEEIRKDWMQKIPLRRGGQTEDIANVCLFLASDLSSYVSGQVIQIDGGMNM; this is encoded by the coding sequence ATGGGATTATTAAGTGGTAAAACAGCCCTTGTAACAGGTGCTGCTCGCGGCATCGGTAAGGCTGTCGCTATGAAGTTCGCCTCTGAAGGCGCTAACATCGCATTTACAGACCTCGTACTCAACGACGATATGGCTGCCGGTTTGGAAGCTACTCGTAAGGAGATTGAGGCTCTTGGTGTAACCTGTCGTGCTTATGCTGGTAATGCAGCAGATTTCGAGGAGACACAGAAGACAGTTAAGCAGATTCATGAGGACTTCGGTTCTATCGATATCCTGGTTAACAATGCAGGTATCACCAAGGACGGTTTGATGCTCCGTATGAGCGAGGCTCAGTGGGATGCTGTTCTGAATGTAAACTTGAAGTCAGCCTTCAACTTCATTCATGCTTGCTCTCCAATCATGCTTCGTCAGCGTGGTGGTTCTATCATCAACATGGCTTCTGTAGTAGGTGTTCATGGTAATGCAGGTCAGTGCAACTATGCAGCTTCTAAGGCTGGTATGATTGCTTTGGCTAAGTCTATCGCTCAGGAGTTGGGTCCTAAGGGCGTACGCGCTAATGCGGTAGCTCCTGGTTTCATCGAGACTGCAATGACTGCACAGTTGCCTGAGGAAATCCGCAAGGATTGGATGCAGAAGATTCCATTGCGTCGTGGTGGTCAGACTGAGGATATCGCAAATGTTTGTCTCTTCCTCGCTTCCGACTTGTCTAGCTATGTAAGCGGTCAGGTTATTCAGATCGACGGTGGTATGAACATGTAA
- a CDS encoding RluA family pseudouridine synthase: MQVVYEDNHIIIVSKRSGEIVQGDKTGDEPLSETVKQYIKEKYHKPGNVFLGVVHRLDRPVSGLVVFAKTSKALSRLNNMFRDGEVHKTYWAIVKNMPKEPEATLTHWIVRNEKQNKSYAYDHEVKNSKKAILKYKVIGHTDHYTLLEVNLMTGRHHQIRCQLAKMGCPIKGDLKYGSPRSNADGSISLLSHRVEFVHPVSKETIVAEAPLPDDNLWRAIAH; this comes from the coding sequence ATGCAGGTAGTTTACGAAGACAACCATATAATCATAGTCTCTAAGAGAAGTGGCGAAATCGTACAGGGCGACAAGACCGGCGACGAACCTCTCTCGGAGACTGTGAAACAGTACATCAAGGAGAAGTATCACAAGCCGGGAAATGTATTCCTCGGGGTGGTGCATCGCCTTGACCGTCCTGTTTCGGGTTTGGTCGTATTTGCCAAGACTTCTAAGGCATTGAGCCGTCTGAACAATATGTTCCGGGATGGCGAAGTTCACAAAACCTATTGGGCAATCGTGAAGAACATGCCAAAGGAACCTGAGGCTACGCTCACCCATTGGATTGTAAGAAATGAAAAGCAGAATAAGAGCTATGCTTACGACCATGAGGTGAAGAACTCGAAGAAAGCGATATTGAAGTATAAGGTGATAGGTCATACAGACCATTATACACTTCTGGAGGTGAACTTGATGACGGGTCGTCATCATCAGATAAGATGCCAGCTTGCCAAGATGGGATGTCCTATCAAGGGAGATCTGAAATACGGTTCTCCACGTAGCAATGCAGATGGCAGTATTTCTCTCCTTTCACACAGAGTAGAATTTGTTCATCCTGTGTCTAAAGAAACAATAGTAGCAGAGGCTCCGCTGCCGGATGATAATCTTTGGCGGGCTATTGCACACTAA